The stretch of DNA tggtTTAGTACAATTTAACTAATGCGTCCCTGTGTGGGCATaaatacgtatgtatatgtatctaCTAAAGCATAGTAAAactgacaaaaaaaaaaaaaaaaaaataaataaataaacatcaGTTGCATGTTATCTCATGATAAGCTTAAcagaatattaaaatacttttttttttttttttttttttttgtgcctTATTCAAAAATTCGTATTATCTCTTTATACTGATGGTAATGATACAATAATTAAAGaagtatataattcattgtttctttttccattttgatTACATTGTACATTTTCAGTTATTATTAACAAGAGCGtgaacataaatttttattttggtaCACTCTCCACCTCTTAATTAACTCATTGATCAATATAGCAGCAATCCAATAAACCAATAAAGCAGCAAACCAATAAAGCAGCAAACCAATAAAGCAGCAATCCAATAAAGCAGCAATCCAATAAAGCAGCAAACCAATAAAGCGGCAAACCAATAAGGCAGTACGTCAACCATCCACTAAATCAGTTCGTTCCTTTGCGCTTCTAGAAAGATGAGCGAGGATAATTTAGAAAACGCGCCTACATTAAAAAGCAACAACGTAATAAGCTTCATTATAGAATGCAGAAATAGCATCAGATATGCAGGTATctgtatttataatatgcACACGAACTGTTTTTCTCTATGTGAGTATATAGAAAATGAACATCTTACTGTATTAGAATCAGTGATAATACAATGTAGACcgactttatttttatattttccaagTAATGATAAGATAGATGATAAAAGGATAAAACTAATATTAGATTTATGCGAAGTTAAGGGTTGTGAGCTTCCTAGGAATTATTTCCAGTCTACATCAATAGAGAATGACTTGAGCaaattaattaaagaaactgaagatgtaaaaaattatatatttttttttaaattagaaCTAGCATGTAAATCGCTGTGTAGtattataaaacatttaaatttgctaaatgatgataatactgttaataaatgtattttaaaaaattataatattaatgagtATATGAAGTTAGACAAAGCGGCAGTAGTGGcattgaatatatatgcagaAACCGGCACAGATAAGAAGAAGCAGAGTAATAACACAATGACTCTTTACAAATTTCTTAACAAATGCAAAACAAAAATAGGTGAACGAAAATTACTTGAATGGATAATGCACCCTTTAAGGGATGAACACAAAATTAATGAAAGACTAGATATAGTAGAAATATTCAAGGAAGATGGCGTTACAAGATCTTTAATACAATCGGATTATCTTAGAAAAGTATGtgatatacatattataataaaaaaactaaaaattataagcAGCAATAGTAGTGTATCGAATGAAGATAAGAAAAGAGGGAATAAAGTTAACAACTCCAAAACAGGGTGCACTATTGAAGatttagtaaaattatatgacaGTATAATTGAgtccaaaaaaatatattactgttTAGGGGAATATAAAGGGAAACATAGATGTACGTTAGAAAGAAATTTTCTAACACCTTTAAAAGATGTTCTTATAAGCTTagattcatttttaaaacttaTAGAATTAACAATTGACTTAGATGAAGTacagaataataattttttaatttcccgTAAATTTGATGAGGAATTAGAAAAACTAGCGAACGAAAAAGAAGAGATATACAATTTGATCAAAGGACACAGGATAGAAGTAGAGGAAGATATTAACTATTTAAAGGGGGGAGTCAGCAGCAGCAGTAACAGTAGTAACAAAAGAAATTACgcaaataatagtaatactaCTACTATGAAAGAAGACATAAAACTGGTCGAGTGTAATACAAACATATTTCTATTTAGAGCAGTTAAAAAGGATATAACTTATATACAACAGAgaaaaaaggtatatatgCAAGTGAGAATGAACAAAAacgaaatattatttcatactAATAAGCTAAAagatttatgtaaaaaatatgaatacgTCTTACATGAATATAATACATCTCAAGAACAGCTAGCTAATAAAGCAATACAAGTAGCTAGCTCTTACTGGGAACCAGTAGTAAAATTATCGAAAATTATTTCACAAATAGATGTATTATGTGCATTTGCATTTGTCAGTGCATCTAGTATATCTGTTTATGTAAGGCCTATAGTAgaacaaaatggaaaaattttacatatggAAGGTTCACGTCATCCTTTAGT from Plasmodium malariae genome assembly, chromosome: 1 encodes:
- the MSH2-2 gene encoding DNA mismatch repair protein MSH2, putative, with translation MSEDNLENAPTLKSNNVISFIIECRNSIRYAGICIYNMHTNCFSLCEYIENEHLTVLESVIIQCRPTLFLYFPSNDKIDDKRIKLILDLCEVKGCELPRNYFQSTSIENDLSKLIKETEDVKNYIFFFKLELACKSLCSIIKHLNLLNDDNTVNKCILKNYNINEYMKLDKAAVVALNIYAETGTDKKKQSNNTMTLYKFLNKCKTKIGERKLLEWIMHPLRDEHKINERLDIVEIFKEDGVTRSLIQSDYLRKVCDIHIIIKKLKIISSNSSVSNEDKKRGNKVNNSKTGCTIEDLVKLYDSIIESKKIYYCLGEYKGKHRCTLERNFLTPLKDVLISLDSFLKLIELTIDLDEVQNNNFLISRKFDEELEKLANEKEEIYNLIKGHRIEVEEDINYLKGGVSSSSNSSNKRNYANNSNTTTMKEDIKLVECNTNIFLFRAVKKDITYIQQRKKVYMQVRMNKNEILFHTNKLKDLCKKYEYVLHEYNTSQEQLANKAIQVASSYWEPVVKLSKIISQIDVLCAFAFVSASSISVYVRPIVEQNGKILHMEGSRHPLVESNFLLVNNFIPNNVCMNKDDKRLNIITGPNMGGKSTYIRQIALICLMSQIGCFVPCNYAKLPICSQIMCRVGSSDIQLKGISTFFSEMIEIAAIIKNADENSLVIIDELGRGTSTYEGFGISWSIAHYILTKIKCFCLFATHFHEMSNLETEYIGCTNNHVGAKIDTQKKKISFLYEVKKGYADKSYGVHVAQIAKLPQSVIDKAFEKSKELESVENRHYFKTKLQAKNQLDRDQTDIYQNSQKFLNDIFSASDDYQFVSAVKQNAALLNEMISLM